The stretch of DNA AGCAACATTGCTACTAATGAATTAATGGATTATTTAGGGACAGATTACATTAATCAAGTTTTAGAAAATAGAGGCTATCAAGTCACTCGCGTTCATTCCAAATTAATGGGGGAGAGAACTATGCCATTTAATGTCGGTTCTGGCCCTAATCGCATGACTAGCAACGAACTTACGGAAATGATGGTACAAATTTATAACCACGAAATGCCAGGAAATTCGGTGTTAATAGATGCTTTAAGTCGCCAGTACGATCGCAAATTGGGATTTGCTGCGTTGGAAGGAACTCAGGCTAAGTGGTTGGGAGAAAAAACAGGTGAAAACTCCTTAGTTCTTGGCACTACTTTAGCGATGAGTATTGATGGTGAGGGATACATTATTACTGTGATTGATAATCGCAGCGGTAGGGATTTACAAATCCGCCAGTGCATTACTAAACTTGCCGATTATATTGTTCGCAACAAACAGCTTTTTTAAATTAAAAATTAAAGCGGCGTTATGTAAGTACTCCTAAGTATAAAAATAAAATTATCCATAGTTATCACGATTGTATTAAATTTACTCGATTTTACAGGTAATTACGATGAATATAAATATACAAATTACACCTAAAAGATAGATAAGTTATGGTATTACAACTTAACGTTAATGTCAAAGGCAAAGGCTTTCCTATACTTTGTCTGCATGGCCATCCCGGTTCCGGTCAATGTATGTCCGTTTTTACCGATCGCCTATCTCAGCGTTTCCAGACATTTTCCCCCGACTTGCGCGGCTACGGTAGCAGCCGTACTACCCAAAATTTTGACATGGAAGACCACCTCGCCGACCTCGAAGCACTCCTAGACAGATTTGACATTCAGCAGTGCTTGGTACTCGGATGGTCACTCGGAGGAATTTTAGCCCTCGAATTGGCAATCCGCTACCCACAGCGAGTTACGGGGCTAATTTTAGTAGCTACCGCTGCTAGACCGAGAGGAAATCATCCCGCGATCGCCTGGGATGATTATCTCTACACTGGTATCGCCGGAATCATCAACTGGTTGATACCCAGTTGGGAGTGGAATATAAACACCTTTGGGGCGCGCTCGCTCTTCAGGTATCTAATCCAGCAACACACAGCCACAGCCTACCGATACTTAGCTTCCGATGCTACTCCCGCTTACTTACAGACATCTAGGGCCGCCACTGGAGCACTAAATAAAGCCCTTAGAACCGGATACAACCGACTGGCGGAATTATCCCAGATCGAATGTCCCTGTTTAATTCTGGCAGGTGAAGCCGATCGTCACATCACCTCTGAGTCAAGCTTAGAAACAGCCCGTCACCTCAAAGATGCTCAGTGGTATTGTTACCCCAATACAGCCCATCTTTTTCCTTGGGAGATCCCAGACCAATTATTGGCTGACATTGACGAGTGGATTGACAGCCACTCTTGGGACAACTAACAGCCAGTTCGCTCAGTTCCCGTTTGCCACAAATTATGGTGGCAGAGGGTGGCTTATTTGGGTTCGTGTTCCGGATGTCCCCAAAATTGGCAGACAATGATATCAGCGACCGATACGATCGCCACACATCCTCTCACCTTAAAGCCTACTTTTCCATCCCGGTGACTGCTTAATTGTTTGTAACTCCACCGTCCCGGCAGTAAAGATACCGCTAGAACGGTGTTAACTCACAAGTCGTAAGTCCTAATTTCTAGGACTGACCGCTAAATACTGGCCAGCCCCCTGGCTCACCAATCTTTCCCAAGTCGTCGGCGATCGTTAAATCGACAGGCTTGCAGCGTTTAACCGACGCACTGATGCCTAGTGCCCCTTCATTTTCCAAATCCTCAATGTAACCAACTTTGGCGGCATTAGCCTCCGCAGTCGTTAGGAAAGGGCCAAAGTAGTAGGTGCAGCGGGGAGTCGCAGTCACGACTTCCACCCACAAAGCCAGTCCAAAGAAGTTGAGCAAGCTAATTAAGAGTTCTTTCATGATTCTTGTATCAATTTGCTGATTTTTTCCAGGGTGCTACGGGAACTCAGAGAGCCTTCGTTCTTTACACTTTGTTATACTTTGTTGCATTTCTTTTTTCAATCACCCTGATTGTTTATTAAGGTGAAACCTAATTGACCACGTTGACGATAAATCTCGTAGAGAGCCATGCCAGTAGCTACTGAGACATTAAGGCTCGGAGTGTTACCCCTTAATGGAATTGAAACCAATTCATCGCAGCAGCGCTGTATCAAAAGACTCAAACCGTCACCTTCGCTGCCTACAACTAGAACTACTGGTCGAGCTAACTTGCCAGTAAACTGCACTGTGTGTATGGCTTTGCCCTCCTTTGCGGCAGTGCCATAGATCCAAAAACCAGCCGCTTTCAATTCTTCTAAGGCGCGGCTGAGGTTGACAACTCTGGCTACGGGGAAATTTTCTAAAGCTCCTGCGGCTACTTTTCTCACGGTCGCTGTGATCCCCACAGCTCGTCGCTGCGGGATCACCATTCCCTGCGATCCCAGAGCTTCTGCTGTCCGAATAATTGCTCCTAAGTTGTGGGGATCGTTTAGACCCTCGGCGACTACCAGCACTGGTTGCTCGGAAGCAGATTTAGCGTGAGCGATCAACTCGCTGAGTTCTTTGTAGTCGTAAGCAGAGACTTGAGCGGCTATACCTTGGTGAATGGCGCGATCGGTAATTTGATCTAGTCGGCGGAAGTCAACTTCATCAACAATGCTGCCATTGGCTTTAGCTTGATTGACCAAGCTATGAAACCGGGGATCGTATCGGAGTTGAGGGGTAATCCAGATCCGATTAAGAGTTCGCTCTTTTTCTAGAGCGGCCTGGACGCTATGGCGACCATAAATTAGCTCTGTTTCTTCGTCTGAGAGATTAGCGGCGGTTTCGTCAACGGGGCCGCTATCTTTAAGATGGCTCTTTTCTACTATCTCTGGTCTATTCCCAGCTCTAACTATGCCCCTTTTAGAAACAACTGGCATTGGGAGTTCGTGAGATTGAGCAGCATGGGGCGATCGCTTGATCGGCCCTGTTACACTACTATTCCCTGAACGAGATTTTAGCTCGACGCGAGAAGCTGGTTTATCGTCCAGATAGCGACCCTTTAGCTTTAAAGGCTTACTATCAGACTGTTTGCGTTGTAGGTTCGGTCTAGAAGGTTTTTTCATCTTTAAAAAGACAAGGAGGAGTGGGAGATGGGAAAAAGAGGGGCTAGGGGCTAGGGGCTAGGGGCTAGGGAAGACGGAAGAAGGGGAGAAGGGGAGATGGGGAAGATGGGTAATTAGCAATTAGCCATTAGCCATTAGCCATTAGCCATTAGCCATTAGCCATTAGCCATTAGCAACTTGGTCAAGTTCTATGAGGGCTAGCAGTTGAGCTAATCTCTGGGGATCGGTGAGGTATAAATATCCCACCAACGTTTCTAAGCTAGTAGCCTGTTGATAAATTTCGGGATCGAGCCGCTTAGGACGGCGGTCAGTAGCATTGCGCCCTCTCTTGACAATTTCTAATTCTTTGATGCTTAAGTGAGGGGAGAGCGATCGCAGGTGGCGAGCTTGAGTTTCTGCTCGTACCTGCGCTACTACTAGCTCGTGATAAGCTTGCGATCGCTTTGGCGGCACTATGTAGGACATCCTGACGAACAGCTCATAGACTGCATCTCCCAGATAAGCCCATGATGCTGGTGAAATCCTTTCTATTTCCCCAAGCTTTCCCGCCTCTAAATCCAAAAGCTTCAAACTCATGACCGCCGGACTCAGCCTTGGCGGATCGTCTGCGATCGGTGACATAAATTCTGTTTTAGGACTTCCGCCAAACTTTTTTTTCTTTAATCACTTGCTTTTTTAATTACTTGGGTAGCTAGGTAGCTATACCGCGATCGCACAGCCTCATTTATCTTTTCTTGCCATTGCTATTTTACAGCAAGACAACAAAAATTTGCTATCCAGCATTAAGAACCGGATAGCCAAATTTATCCCCTGTGTTTGTCAAGCTTCCTTGACAGTTTTCACCGCCTCATCCACTGAAGGCTGTAAAGATAAAAACTTCTCTAAGCGAACCAGTTTGACAGTCTGGGTCACGCGGGGATTTGAGACAATTTGTAATGTGCCTTCCAAAGTTTGGGCTTTCTTGACCAACTGCACAAGTGCGCCCAAACCGGAACTGTCAACAAAGTCTATTTGAGACAAGTCCAAAATTACGTGCTTTGGACCTTCCTCAATACACTTGTCCAGGACTTTCCGAAAGGTCGCCTCCGAAAAAGCGTCCAGTAAACCTGTCAAGCGAAATAGCTGATAGTTATTCCTGACTTCGCGAGTGCCTCTGAGGCTAACGGTCAGGGTCAATGGCTCAGGAATGACACCCTCCTAGCAAGATAGTGCTTAAGTCGAGGCTCTATTGTATGTGTTTTTTTGTCTTTTGTCTACTGATACAATGTCAGTTTTATTTGTCACCTTTTTAAAAGAGTTTACGGGGATCTCAATTTTATTAACCCCTTTTTAAGGAAGTTGGGCAGAGCTGTGCGATCGCAAAACTACCAATAAAATCATTACCCCTCCACATCCCCGGAACTAGAGAAAACTTACAGGAGGCGTTAATGGGTAATATTCCAGGGTGACAGCCAAAACTAACCCATGACCCATTACCTATTACCCATTACCCATTACCAATTTCTTAGCTAGCAACAGCCACCTTACGATTCTCTCGCATTGCCTCCACAAAACGCTCAAACAAATAGTCAGCATCGTGAGGGCCAGGACTGGCCTCTGGGTGGTACTGCACCGAGAACAACGGTAGCGACTTGTGCCGCAAACCAGCCACCGTGCGATCGTTGAGGTTGAGGTGAGTAATTTCTACATCCGCCGCTAGAGAATCGGGATCGATCGCAAAGCCGTGATTTTGGCTAGTAATCTCGATTCGCTCAGTTAAACCCGCTGGTTGATTTAATCCCCTGTGTCCGAATTTCAGCTTAAAAGTATCCGCACCCAAAGAACGACCTAAAATTTGGTGTCCCATACAGATCCCAAATATGGGTTTTTCAGACTTTAACAGCGCCTTCGTAGTCTCGATCCCTTCTATAACCGTCGCTGGATCTCCCGGGCCATTCGACAGGAAAATCCCGTCTGGCTTGTATTTGAGAATTTCCTCTGGCGGCGTGTTTGCGGGTACGACAACAACCCGACAGCCGTAACTGGCCAAACGTCGTAGAATATTACGCTTGATCCCAAAATCGATCGCCACGACAGTCAAAATTTCAGCATCAGAGTTAATACCGTCGCTAAATTCCCAGTTAGACTCTGTGGGTTCAGACCACTCATAAACCTCACTGGTAGTTACTTGCCGAACAAGATTCAATCCCGCCATACTGGGAGCTTCCTGTACTTGCTCCAACAACTCAGCCGGGTCAAGAATTTCCGTAGAAATCCCCCCATTCATCGCCCCAACTGTGCGGATTTTCCGAGTCAGAGCGCGAGTATCGATCCCATAAATACCGGGAATGCTGTGGTGTTTAAGGTAATCCGGCAAAGACTGAGTAGAACGCCAATTGCTGGGCTTGTGGCAGATGTTGCGAGCGATCGCAGCCCGCACTTGCGGCCCATGAGATTCTTCGTCCTCGACATTCACCCCCGTATTCCCTAATTCTGGATAGGTAAAAGTCACAATTTGGCCACAATAGCTAGGGTCAGTCAAGACCTCTTGGTAGCCCGTCATGCCAGTATTAAACACTACCTCTCCGACGACAGTGCCGTTCGCGCCAAACGACCAGCCGCGATACGCAGTACCGTCGGCAAGAACTAGAAGAGCTGGTTGTGCAGTAGAAAGTGACATTGAAGTTTTAATTGGTTTTGCTTCTGAAGTTTCTATCTTTAATAGGTATTTGAGCGTAGGAACCCGCGACAAATATTAACCTTAAATTCCCGGAACTGTCAAACTCATAGGACTTACGTACACTTTACGCAAGCCGCCCTCTGGGCGGTATCTTTGACCGCCCAGAGGGCGGCGTTACAAACAATAATGTAGTATCTAAGTCATAACTAAAAAGTGTCAATTTATACCCACAGGCAGTTATCGCAGCTATGATTGTGTTATAGCGTTTGACCAAAGTATGCCTTACCAATCTGACCCAGTTTCAACCTCAAACTTCAAAACGCAACAACTGAACGGTCAAAAATTCCGAGACCGCTTGCTGCTTGTAGCCACAGCTATTTCTACTGCGGGCTCGATCCTGGTTTACACAGCTATGCTTCCTTATTTAACCGTAGCCCAGGAATACGAAGGATGTTTCATGCGGAACTCCTCTGGAAAAATTATCAGTTTGAATGAATCCGTTTGTGGAATTACTCCTCAAGAGTTGGGCCCAACGGCTGTTAATTCAGGGGTATTTCAAGCCAAAATTAAACGCCGAGAGGGTAACATTCCCGTGATTGATGTCACTTTTAACGGTAAACAGAAATTTGAGATGATGGTAGATTCGGGAGCTAGTGGTACAGTCATCACGCCAGCAATGGCAAAAGCTTTGGGGATCGTTCCACAGGGAACAGTGAAAGCCAAAACACCTAATGGAGAAGCTACTTTCCAACTTGGCCAGGTTACTTCTTTGCAAGCTGGAGGGCTTGAGGTCAAAAATATCCAGGTAGCGATCGCACCTACACTAGATATTGGATTGCTAGGACATGACTTTTTTGGTAATAAAGACGTGACCATTAAGCAAGATGTAGTAGAATTTCGATCGCGATCGTAACTGAAGGAAGAAGGAAGAGGGAAGAAGAAAGAGGGTGTTTAACTTCACATAACTCATGTTTAATGACTCTCTGATTCTCAACTCTTCTTCCCCGCTTCCCTCTTCATTTCCCTAGTCCCTAGCCCCTAGCCCCTAGCCCCTAAGCGCCCTAGCGGTTGCTATATGTCCGAGACGATCCAATTTCCAAAGATGCTTTCAAGTCTTTAGCCAG from Kamptonema formosum PCC 6407 encodes:
- a CDS encoding DUF1816 domain-containing protein codes for the protein MKELLISLLNFFGLALWVEVVTATPRCTYYFGPFLTTAEANAAKVGYIEDLENEGALGISASVKRCKPVDLTIADDLGKIGEPGGWPVFSGQS
- a CDS encoding STAS domain-containing protein: MTLTVSLRGTREVRNNYQLFRLTGLLDAFSEATFRKVLDKCIEEGPKHVILDLSQIDFVDSSGLGALVQLVKKAQTLEGTLQIVSNPRVTQTVKLVRLEKFLSLQPSVDEAVKTVKEA
- a CDS encoding retropepsin-like aspartic protease family protein is translated as MPYQSDPVSTSNFKTQQLNGQKFRDRLLLVATAISTAGSILVYTAMLPYLTVAQEYEGCFMRNSSGKIISLNESVCGITPQELGPTAVNSGVFQAKIKRREGNIPVIDVTFNGKQKFEMMVDSGASGTVITPAMAKALGIVPQGTVKAKTPNGEATFQLGQVTSLQAGGLEVKNIQVAIAPTLDIGLLGHDFFGNKDVTIKQDVVEFRSRS
- a CDS encoding Mini-ribonuclease 3, which encodes MSPIADDPPRLSPAVMSLKLLDLEAGKLGEIERISPASWAYLGDAVYELFVRMSYIVPPKRSQAYHELVVAQVRAETQARHLRSLSPHLSIKELEIVKRGRNATDRRPKRLDPEIYQQATSLETLVGYLYLTDPQRLAQLLALIELDQVANG
- the carA gene encoding glutamine-hydrolyzing carbamoyl-phosphate synthase small subunit — translated: MSLSTAQPALLVLADGTAYRGWSFGANGTVVGEVVFNTGMTGYQEVLTDPSYCGQIVTFTYPELGNTGVNVEDEESHGPQVRAAIARNICHKPSNWRSTQSLPDYLKHHSIPGIYGIDTRALTRKIRTVGAMNGGISTEILDPAELLEQVQEAPSMAGLNLVRQVTTSEVYEWSEPTESNWEFSDGINSDAEILTVVAIDFGIKRNILRRLASYGCRVVVVPANTPPEEILKYKPDGIFLSNGPGDPATVIEGIETTKALLKSEKPIFGICMGHQILGRSLGADTFKLKFGHRGLNQPAGLTERIEITSQNHGFAIDPDSLAADVEITHLNLNDRTVAGLRHKSLPLFSVQYHPEASPGPHDADYLFERFVEAMRENRKVAVAS
- a CDS encoding alpha/beta fold hydrolase is translated as MVLQLNVNVKGKGFPILCLHGHPGSGQCMSVFTDRLSQRFQTFSPDLRGYGSSRTTQNFDMEDHLADLEALLDRFDIQQCLVLGWSLGGILALELAIRYPQRVTGLILVATAARPRGNHPAIAWDDYLYTGIAGIINWLIPSWEWNINTFGARSLFRYLIQQHTATAYRYLASDATPAYLQTSRAATGALNKALRTGYNRLAELSQIECPCLILAGEADRHITSESSLETARHLKDAQWYCYPNTAHLFPWEIPDQLLADIDEWIDSHSWDN
- the rlmB gene encoding 23S rRNA (guanosine(2251)-2'-O)-methyltransferase RlmB codes for the protein MKKPSRPNLQRKQSDSKPLKLKGRYLDDKPASRVELKSRSGNSSVTGPIKRSPHAAQSHELPMPVVSKRGIVRAGNRPEIVEKSHLKDSGPVDETAANLSDEETELIYGRHSVQAALEKERTLNRIWITPQLRYDPRFHSLVNQAKANGSIVDEVDFRRLDQITDRAIHQGIAAQVSAYDYKELSELIAHAKSASEQPVLVVAEGLNDPHNLGAIIRTAEALGSQGMVIPQRRAVGITATVRKVAAGALENFPVARVVNLSRALEELKAAGFWIYGTAAKEGKAIHTVQFTGKLARPVVLVVGSEGDGLSLLIQRCCDELVSIPLRGNTPSLNVSVATGMALYEIYRQRGQLGFTLINNQGD